In the genome of Mycobacterium kansasii ATCC 12478, one region contains:
- a CDS encoding selenocysteine-specific translation elongation factor, with amino-acid sequence MFVIATAGHVDHGKSTLVHRLTGMWPDRLAEEQRRGLTIDLGFAWTDVDGRRLAFVDVPGHERFVPTMLAGVGPVPAVMFVVAATEGWMPQSDEHLAALDALRVRHVLVVVSKADLADPAPAIAQVRQRLAGAPVVLGTDLDQVRSGLLTLVQRLPQPDRDGDVRLWVDRCFTVRGAGTVVTGTLSAGTIRVGDELEHAGRRVTVRGLQSLGRAVDEVAAVARVALNLRGVDRRQLARGDTVRTPGAWLDTAEIDVALWSAGPLHRQLVLHIGSAAVPVQVRALGTAGARLRLAGPLPLRVGDVGLLRDPGEHRIAAGIEVLDVRPPELRRRGAARARGEELATGRVRPPDCAPAAQLRAMGLRATGHRVGDWVVDPQWWAGRRELAVMTVQRWAAEHDIAAGMPLEALRQRVGLPTAELVSELLDGTGLEVADGLVRSPGAGLPPRVDKAVRTVEEWLAAEPFRAPEADELAELRLGARELAAAVRAGRLTRVGDGVVLGPDAFARAAAILAALPQPFTVSDARRALGTTRRVAVPLLEQLDALRITRRDADGTRTVL; translated from the coding sequence ATGTTCGTCATAGCCACCGCGGGACACGTCGACCACGGCAAGTCGACGCTGGTCCATCGGCTCACCGGGATGTGGCCGGACCGCCTGGCCGAAGAGCAGCGCCGGGGCCTGACCATCGACCTGGGCTTCGCCTGGACCGACGTCGACGGACGCCGGCTGGCGTTCGTCGACGTGCCGGGCCATGAACGGTTCGTTCCCACGATGCTGGCCGGCGTGGGCCCGGTTCCGGCCGTCATGTTCGTGGTCGCCGCCACCGAGGGCTGGATGCCGCAGTCCGACGAGCACCTTGCGGCGTTGGACGCGCTGCGGGTTAGGCATGTGCTGGTCGTCGTCAGCAAGGCAGATCTGGCGGACCCGGCTCCCGCCATCGCGCAGGTGCGCCAGCGGTTGGCTGGCGCGCCGGTCGTACTCGGCACCGACCTCGATCAGGTCCGCAGCGGCCTCCTGACACTGGTGCAACGGCTGCCGCAGCCGGACCGCGACGGCGACGTGCGGCTGTGGGTCGACCGCTGCTTCACCGTGCGCGGCGCGGGCACCGTCGTCACCGGGACGCTGAGTGCCGGCACCATCCGGGTGGGCGACGAACTCGAGCACGCCGGACGGCGCGTCACCGTCCGCGGCCTGCAGTCGCTGGGCCGCGCCGTCGACGAGGTGGCCGCGGTGGCGCGGGTGGCGCTGAACCTGCGGGGGGTGGACCGCCGGCAGCTGGCCCGCGGCGACACCGTTCGGACGCCGGGTGCCTGGCTGGATACCGCGGAGATCGACGTGGCCCTGTGGTCGGCGGGCCCGCTGCACCGCCAGCTGGTGCTGCACATCGGGTCGGCGGCGGTGCCGGTGCAGGTGCGCGCGCTGGGGACGGCCGGGGCCCGGCTGCGGCTGGCCGGGCCGTTGCCGCTGCGGGTCGGCGACGTCGGGTTGCTGCGCGATCCCGGGGAACACCGGATCGCGGCCGGGATCGAGGTGCTCGATGTGCGGCCGCCGGAGTTGCGCCGCCGCGGTGCGGCGCGGGCCCGGGGCGAGGAGCTGGCGACCGGCCGGGTGCGTCCGCCTGACTGCGCACCCGCGGCGCAGTTACGCGCGATGGGGCTGCGGGCTACCGGCCACCGCGTGGGGGATTGGGTGGTGGATCCGCAGTGGTGGGCCGGGCGACGCGAGCTTGCGGTCATGACGGTGCAGCGCTGGGCGGCCGAGCACGACATTGCGGCGGGCATGCCGCTGGAGGCGCTGCGACAGCGGGTGGGGCTGCCGACCGCCGAACTGGTGTCCGAGCTGCTCGACGGCACCGGCCTGGAAGTGGCCGACGGCCTGGTCCGGTCGCCCGGTGCGGGCCTGCCCCCGCGCGTCGATAAGGCGGTGCGCACGGTGGAGGAATGGCTGGCCGCCGAGCCGTTCCGGGCGCCGGAGGCCGACGAATTAGCCGAGTTACGGCTAGGCGCAAGGGAACTCGCCGCGGCGGTGCGCGCCGGCCGGCTTACCCGGGTTGGCGACGGCGTCGTGCTCGGACCCGACGCGTTCGCGCGGGCGGCCGCCATCCTGGCGGCACTGCCGCAGCCGTTCACCGTGAGCGACGCCCGGCGCGCCCTGGGCACCACGCGCCGGGTGGCGGTCCCGTTGCTCGAACAGCTTGACGCGCTGAGGATTACCCGCCGCGATGCGGACGGCACCAGGACGGTGCTGTGA
- a CDS encoding 4Fe-4S dicluster domain-containing protein, whose product MNRNSFYGPLSDPAGDAGHEEHPARVGFFTDTSVCIGCKACEVACKEWNRVPDDGFDLLGMSFDNTGMLSANTWRHVAFIEQPPTDLGIPKFERPGAVSDPESRSDFRWLMSSDVCKHCTHAGCLDVCPTGALFRTEFGTVVVQQDICNGCGYCVSGCPYGVIDRREGDGRAWKCTLCYDRLHDGLEPACAKACPTDSIQFGPLDELRERAARRVEQLHERGVTGARLYGHDPDDGVGGDGAFFLLLDQPEVYGLPPDPVVPTRDLPAMWRYAGMAASALVAAAVSAFVGSRL is encoded by the coding sequence TTGAACCGCAACAGTTTCTATGGTCCGCTGAGTGATCCGGCCGGCGATGCCGGGCATGAGGAGCACCCAGCACGAGTCGGGTTCTTCACCGACACCTCGGTGTGCATCGGCTGTAAGGCCTGCGAGGTGGCCTGCAAGGAGTGGAACCGGGTGCCCGACGACGGCTTCGACCTGCTGGGAATGTCGTTCGACAACACCGGCATGCTCAGCGCCAACACCTGGCGGCACGTCGCGTTCATCGAGCAACCGCCTACCGATCTCGGCATCCCGAAGTTCGAGCGCCCCGGGGCCGTGTCGGATCCGGAGTCGCGCAGCGACTTTCGCTGGCTGATGAGCTCCGACGTGTGTAAGCACTGCACGCATGCCGGGTGTCTGGACGTGTGCCCGACGGGTGCGTTGTTCCGCACCGAGTTTGGCACCGTGGTTGTGCAGCAAGACATTTGCAACGGCTGCGGGTATTGCGTGTCCGGCTGCCCATACGGGGTGATCGACCGCCGCGAGGGCGACGGGCGGGCGTGGAAGTGCACGCTGTGCTACGACCGGCTGCACGATGGGCTGGAACCGGCGTGCGCCAAGGCCTGCCCCACCGACTCCATCCAGTTCGGGCCGCTCGACGAACTGCGTGAGCGCGCCGCCCGCCGGGTCGAGCAACTGCATGAGCGCGGCGTAACCGGGGCGCGGTTGTACGGTCACGATCCTGACGACGGCGTGGGCGGCGACGGCGCGTTCTTCCTGCTCTTGGACCAGCCCGAGGTCTACGGATTGCCGCCGGATCCGGTGGTGCCCACCCGGGACCTGCCGGCCATGTGGCGCTACGCCGGGATGGCCGCGTCGGCGCTGGTCGCCGCCGCGGTGTCGGCGTTCGTCGGGAGCCGGCTATGA
- the fdh gene encoding formate dehydrogenase, whose translation MDPESKLAKLIQSWPVYRQLTGSDPLGRGKAAQSARSVALTPRTAEADHIAHSVCPFCAVGCAQKVYVKDEKVIQIEGNPDSPISRGRLCPKGSASTQLVTGPQRETVVRYRAPYATEWQELDLDTAMDMVADRVLDARRKGWQDFDADRNTLRRTMGIASLGGATLDNEENYLIKKLFTALGALQIENQARIUHSATVPGLGASFGRGGATDYQQDLVNSDFIVIMGSNMAEAHPVGFQWVIEAKARGTEVIHIDPRFTRTSALADRHVALRAGSDIAFLGGVINYILSNGLDFREYVTAYTNASFLVDENYRDTEDLDGLFSGYDPDTASYDPATWHYESTHHGGRGGADDKQRAAPDQLGSGGPAVEGGAGPIPADPTLQHPRCVYQILKRHYARYTPEMVERVCGVPADTFLQVARAWTENSGRERTTALVYSVGWTQHTMGAQFIRAGSIIQLLLGNIGRPGGGVFALRGHASIQGSTDVPTLFNLLPGYLAMPHAGQATLADYLDRIKSQNQKGFWHNADAYMVSLLKEYWGEHATADNDYCFDYLPRINGDHGTYRTVMDMVDGTVFGYFLLGQNPAVGSAHGRLQRLGMANLDWLVVRDLVMIESATFWKDAPEVETGEITPQTCRTEVFFFPAASHVEKAGTFTQTQRMLQWREKAVDPPGDARSELWFFYHLGRRLRDKLGGSTDERDRPLLDLFWDYAMEGDEPSGEDVLRRINGIDLTTGRAGRALNGYTELKADGSTACGCWIYSGVYADEVNQAARRDTSQWGWTWPLNRRVLYNRASADPRGRPWSERKKLIWWDETKGAKGEWTGLDVPDFEKTKPPDYRPPEGAVGVEALRGDDAFVMQADGKAWLFAPSGLADGPLPTHYEPHESPVRNALYKQQGNPTRIVYGRNDNPSNPAPPEAHGEVFPFVFTAARLTEHHTAGGMSRQLPYLSELQPALFVEVSPELARIRGLTHMDWAHVVTSRTAVDARVLVTERMKPLRIEDHVVQQIWMPYHWGYSGLVDGDVVNDLFGVVLDPNVFIQESKVCTCDVQPGRRPRGPELLAYIAEYRRRAGVTPATGTRLDTHSEETP comes from the coding sequence ATGGACCCGGAAAGCAAGCTCGCGAAGTTGATCCAGTCGTGGCCGGTCTACCGCCAGCTCACCGGGTCCGACCCGCTGGGCCGCGGCAAGGCCGCACAGTCGGCTCGCTCGGTCGCGCTGACGCCACGCACCGCCGAGGCCGACCACATCGCGCACTCGGTGTGTCCGTTCTGCGCGGTGGGCTGCGCCCAGAAGGTGTACGTCAAAGACGAGAAGGTCATCCAGATCGAGGGCAATCCGGATAGCCCCATTTCCCGAGGACGCTTGTGCCCCAAGGGATCTGCCAGCACCCAGCTGGTCACCGGGCCGCAGCGCGAAACCGTCGTGCGCTACCGCGCCCCCTACGCCACCGAGTGGCAGGAACTCGACCTGGACACCGCGATGGACATGGTCGCCGACCGGGTGCTCGACGCCCGTCGCAAGGGCTGGCAGGACTTCGACGCCGACCGCAACACGCTGCGCCGCACCATGGGCATCGCCAGCCTCGGCGGCGCCACCCTGGACAATGAAGAGAACTACCTGATCAAGAAGCTCTTCACGGCCCTGGGCGCGCTGCAGATCGAGAATCAGGCCCGTATTTGACACAGCGCCACGGTTCCCGGTCTGGGAGCCTCCTTCGGTCGCGGCGGAGCGACGGACTACCAGCAGGACCTGGTCAACTCCGACTTCATCGTCATCATGGGCTCGAACATGGCCGAGGCCCATCCGGTCGGGTTCCAGTGGGTGATCGAAGCCAAGGCCCGCGGCACCGAGGTCATCCACATCGACCCGCGGTTCACCCGCACCAGCGCCCTGGCCGACCGCCATGTGGCGTTGCGCGCCGGCAGTGACATCGCGTTCCTCGGCGGGGTGATCAACTACATCCTGTCCAACGGGCTGGACTTCCGCGAATACGTCACGGCCTACACCAACGCCTCGTTCCTGGTCGACGAAAACTACCGGGACACCGAGGATCTCGACGGTCTGTTCAGCGGCTACGATCCCGACACCGCCTCGTACGACCCGGCGACCTGGCATTACGAGTCGACACATCACGGCGGTCGCGGCGGGGCCGACGACAAACAGCGCGCCGCGCCCGATCAGCTCGGCTCCGGCGGGCCGGCGGTGGAGGGTGGTGCCGGTCCGATCCCGGCCGACCCGACGCTGCAGCATCCGCGCTGCGTCTACCAGATCCTCAAGCGGCACTACGCCCGCTACACCCCGGAGATGGTGGAGCGGGTCTGCGGCGTGCCGGCCGACACCTTCCTACAGGTCGCGCGGGCATGGACGGAAAATTCCGGCCGGGAGCGCACCACGGCGCTGGTGTACAGCGTGGGCTGGACCCAGCACACCATGGGCGCGCAGTTCATCCGCGCCGGCTCGATCATCCAGCTGCTGCTGGGCAACATCGGCCGGCCCGGCGGCGGGGTGTTCGCGCTCCGCGGGCATGCCAGTATCCAGGGCTCCACGGATGTGCCGACACTGTTCAACCTGCTGCCCGGTTACCTGGCCATGCCGCACGCCGGCCAGGCCACCCTGGCCGACTACCTCGACCGGATCAAGAGCCAGAATCAGAAGGGCTTCTGGCACAACGCCGACGCCTATATGGTGTCGCTGCTCAAGGAGTACTGGGGCGAGCACGCCACCGCCGACAACGACTACTGCTTCGACTATCTGCCGCGGATCAACGGCGACCACGGCACCTACCGCACCGTCATGGACATGGTCGACGGGACGGTGTTCGGCTACTTCCTGCTGGGCCAGAACCCGGCTGTCGGGTCGGCCCACGGACGGCTGCAGCGGCTCGGCATGGCCAACCTGGACTGGCTGGTGGTACGCGACCTGGTGATGATCGAAAGCGCCACCTTCTGGAAGGACGCCCCCGAGGTCGAGACCGGTGAGATCACCCCGCAGACTTGCCGGACGGAGGTGTTCTTCTTCCCGGCGGCCTCACATGTGGAGAAGGCCGGCACGTTCACCCAGACCCAACGGATGCTGCAGTGGCGGGAGAAGGCCGTCGACCCGCCCGGTGACGCCCGCTCGGAGCTGTGGTTCTTCTACCACCTGGGCCGGCGGCTGCGGGACAAGCTGGGCGGCTCGACCGACGAGCGCGACCGGCCGCTGCTGGACCTGTTCTGGGACTACGCGATGGAGGGTGACGAGCCTTCGGGTGAGGACGTGTTGCGCCGCATCAACGGCATCGACCTGACGACCGGCCGGGCAGGCCGGGCCCTCAATGGCTATACCGAGTTGAAGGCCGACGGCAGTACCGCCTGCGGCTGCTGGATTTACAGCGGTGTGTACGCCGACGAGGTCAACCAGGCGGCCCGGCGGGACACCTCGCAGTGGGGCTGGACCTGGCCCCTGAACCGCCGGGTGCTCTACAACCGGGCGTCGGCCGACCCCCGGGGGCGGCCGTGGAGCGAGCGCAAGAAGCTCATCTGGTGGGACGAAACCAAGGGCGCCAAGGGCGAGTGGACGGGTCTCGATGTGCCCGATTTCGAGAAGACCAAGCCGCCGGACTACCGCCCGCCCGAAGGCGCGGTGGGTGTCGAGGCGTTGCGCGGCGACGACGCGTTCGTCATGCAGGCCGACGGCAAGGCCTGGCTGTTCGCGCCCAGCGGCCTGGCCGACGGTCCGCTGCCTACCCATTACGAACCGCACGAGTCCCCGGTGCGCAATGCGCTGTACAAGCAGCAGGGCAACCCAACTCGAATCGTCTACGGCCGCAACGACAATCCGTCGAACCCGGCGCCGCCGGAGGCCCACGGTGAGGTGTTCCCGTTCGTCTTCACCGCCGCACGGCTGACCGAGCACCACACGGCGGGCGGGATGAGCCGTCAGCTGCCCTACCTGTCGGAGCTGCAGCCCGCGTTATTCGTCGAGGTGTCACCGGAATTGGCGCGCATCCGAGGGCTCACGCATATGGACTGGGCCCATGTGGTCACCAGCCGCACCGCGGTGGATGCGAGGGTGCTGGTGACCGAGCGGATGAAGCCACTTCGTATCGAAGACCATGTGGTGCAACAGATTTGGATGCCCTACCACTGGGGTTACAGCGGGCTGGTCGACGGCGACGTGGTCAACGACCTGTTCGGGGTGGTGTTGGACCCCAATGTCTTCATCCAGGAGAGCAAGGTCTGCACCTGTGACGTCCAACCGGGACGACGGCCCCGCGGACCGGAGCTGCTGGCCTACATCGCCGAATACCGCCGCCGGGCCGGCGTCACCCCGGCGACCGGCACCCGACTGGACACCCATAGCGAGGAAACACCTTGA